From the genome of Clostridium sp. BNL1100, one region includes:
- the ybaK gene encoding Cys-tRNA(Pro) deacylase produces the protein MAIQKTNVMRILDSARIDYNMYTYDSKGGAIDGVSVAEKIGQPVERVYKTLVTRGNSKNYFVFVIPVSKELNLKAAAKAVGEKSVEMIKVDEINKVTGYIRGGCSPIGMKKDYKTVIDSTCKSLDTFIFSGGKIGFQVEVSPKELIEYIKADVESIAE, from the coding sequence GTGGCAATTCAAAAGACAAATGTAATGAGAATTTTGGACAGTGCGAGAATTGATTATAATATGTATACATACGACAGTAAGGGCGGAGCAATAGACGGTGTTTCAGTAGCCGAAAAGATTGGACAGCCTGTTGAAAGAGTATATAAGACACTTGTAACCAGAGGGAACAGTAAGAACTATTTTGTTTTTGTAATTCCGGTCAGCAAGGAACTTAACCTTAAAGCTGCTGCAAAAGCAGTGGGGGAGAAGTCAGTAGAGATGATAAAAGTTGATGAAATCAATAAGGTTACCGGCTATATCAGGGGAGGCTGTTCTCCCATAGGGATGAAAAAGGACTATAAAACAGTAATTGACAGTACTTGTAAAAGCCTGGATACGTTTATCTTCAGCGGTGGGAAAATTGGTTTTCAGGTTGAGGTAAGCCCTAAGGAGTTAATTGAATATATCAAGGCAGACGTAGAGAGCATAGCTGAATAA
- a CDS encoding DUF1287 domain-containing protein: protein MKRFVFLASIVLAAGFIALLSYSHFAFQDAFFFLRGEVKIDRLICHGDMDGDGISDNEDIVQGARLEISNRTKYQSTYYEGGYPPKSEGVCTDVVWRALKNAGYDLKAHMDVDISKNTIDYKNGIIIPDPNIDFRRVKNQYVFFKKFATNLTTEVKPFDRKNLYEWQPGDIVILKNSDHVAVISDKRRRDGVPGIIHNSSTFPMEENLLLKWSKNGRIIGHFRFPQNDLE, encoded by the coding sequence ATGAAAAGGTTTGTATTTTTAGCATCCATAGTACTGGCGGCCGGCTTTATAGCATTATTATCATACAGCCACTTTGCCTTTCAGGATGCTTTTTTCTTTCTTAGGGGTGAGGTTAAAATTGATAGATTAATTTGTCATGGAGATATGGATGGAGATGGAATATCTGATAATGAGGATATAGTACAGGGTGCCAGACTGGAAATATCTAACAGGACAAAGTACCAAAGTACTTACTATGAGGGGGGATATCCACCAAAATCAGAAGGTGTATGTACTGATGTTGTGTGGAGAGCGCTAAAAAACGCAGGATACGATCTGAAGGCACATATGGATGTTGATATTTCAAAGAATACAATTGATTATAAAAACGGTATAATTATACCTGATCCTAATATAGATTTCAGACGTGTAAAGAATCAATATGTCTTTTTTAAGAAATTTGCTACGAATCTAACAACAGAGGTAAAACCCTTTGACAGGAAAAACTTGTATGAGTGGCAGCCCGGTGATATAGTAATATTGAAAAACAGTGATCATGTTGCTGTTATATCGGATAAACGCAGGAGAGATGGAGTCCCGGGTATAATACACAACTCCAGCACTTTTCCCATGGAAGAAAACTTACTTTTAAAATGGAGCAAAAATGGCCGTATAATAGGACATTTCAGGTTCCCGCAAAATGACTTGGAATAA
- a CDS encoding phosphoribosyltransferase, whose translation MEKNNLINWLFKTNAVRICPENKPFWYTSSKIGPYYINTHFLYGSEEKANSLLKVIDVCKENKMDCSEIILELAHKNFETDEIYRGLITTMCEYIKSNIDIDDIEYISGGERRDWFFSLIIADILKIPHITIFKDLTAVLYKDGISSEIADLGGANVLHIADIITEASSYVRAWIPAVDKLKGNLKYSLVVIDRLQGGTEKLKDAGVDSHALMNVDKGLFDGALSGGHISSEQYGLLMKYLDNPTGTMKEFLINNPEFLENSLNADSKTAERARICIEADIYGLK comes from the coding sequence ATGGAAAAAAATAATCTGATCAACTGGCTGTTTAAAACCAATGCCGTCAGGATATGTCCTGAAAACAAGCCATTTTGGTATACATCATCCAAGATAGGCCCTTACTACATAAATACACATTTTCTTTATGGCAGTGAAGAAAAGGCAAATAGTCTTTTAAAAGTAATTGATGTATGCAAAGAGAATAAAATGGACTGCTCAGAGATAATACTTGAACTTGCCCATAAGAATTTTGAAACTGACGAGATATATAGAGGCCTTATAACCACCATGTGTGAGTATATAAAGAGTAATATTGACATAGATGATATAGAATATATATCAGGAGGAGAAAGAAGAGACTGGTTCTTTTCACTTATAATAGCAGATATACTCAAAATACCGCATATAACAATATTCAAGGATTTGACGGCTGTATTGTATAAAGATGGAATATCTTCAGAGATAGCGGACCTTGGAGGAGCTAATGTACTTCATATTGCGGATATTATAACAGAGGCTTCCAGCTATGTGCGTGCATGGATTCCGGCTGTTGATAAACTGAAAGGTAATTTGAAATACAGTCTTGTGGTAATAGACAGATTGCAGGGCGGTACCGAAAAGCTAAAGGATGCAGGTGTGGACTCCCATGCACTTATGAATGTGGATAAAGGGCTTTTTGACGGTGCACTTTCAGGCGGACACATTTCATCGGAACAATACGGTTTACTGATGAAGTATCTTGACAATCCAACAGGTACAATGAAAGAGTTCTTAATAAATAATCCTGAATTTCTGGAAAATTCCCTTAATGCAGATTCAAAGACTGCTGAAAGGGCACGTATTTGCATAGAAGCGGATATTTATGGTCTGAAATAA
- a CDS encoding histidine phosphatase family protein, which yields MKTRLIFVRHAEAEGNFNRVFHGWYDSRITEKGHKQAKAVAERLADLPVDIIYSSSLTRTLQTAQYIADIKKLPIIRTDKMKEINGGDWENVAWEVLPELYPNENYTWENEPHTHQMPNGENMEEFYTRLLKEVMDIVGQNKGRNVCIVTHGTAIRAMLCRFYGKSLKYMKNVYWHDNTSVTIVDYNDENDEFQVVLEGDIVHLGAELSTIQNQEWWQSYMESRQKK from the coding sequence ATGAAAACAAGGCTTATATTTGTAAGACATGCGGAAGCAGAAGGAAATTTCAACAGAGTATTTCACGGATGGTATGACAGCAGGATAACGGAAAAGGGACATAAACAGGCGAAGGCAGTAGCAGAAAGACTTGCTGATTTGCCTGTTGACATTATATATTCAAGCAGCTTGACAAGAACCCTGCAGACAGCACAGTATATAGCTGATATCAAAAAGCTTCCTATTATCCGCACAGATAAAATGAAGGAAATCAATGGCGGAGATTGGGAAAATGTTGCATGGGAAGTTCTGCCTGAATTATATCCGAATGAAAACTATACATGGGAAAATGAACCTCATACGCATCAAATGCCAAACGGCGAAAATATGGAGGAATTCTACACCCGTCTTTTAAAAGAAGTTATGGATATAGTCGGACAAAACAAAGGAAGAAATGTATGTATAGTTACACATGGAACAGCCATCAGGGCAATGCTATGCAGGTTTTACGGCAAGTCTCTTAAGTATATGAAAAATGTATATTGGCATGACAATACATCCGTAACAATCGTTGATTACAATGATGAAAATGATGAATTTCAGGTTGTACTCGAAGGTGATATTGTACATTTAGGTGCGGAGTTGAGTACTATTCAGAACCAGGAGTGGTGGCAAAGCTACATGGAGTCAAGGCAAAAAAAATAA
- a CDS encoding dihydroorotate dehydrogenase electron transfer subunit, whose product MGKILNEQIVSTQMLCKDVFKMTIRSEYVASNAKPGQFVNIRCGGLDAMLRRPISICDVNKSQNTFDIVIQVKGSGTEKICSMCQGEVDIMAPLGNSFMIDDKHKNICVVGGGIGTFPLLYLLKSSQSIHKTALLGFRTKESVVLEDKFRVAADTVEIATDDGSYGKKAFVTELLEQTIVSQKPDIIYTCGPAIMMQKVAAIAEKNGISCQVSMEQRMGCGIGACLVCACKTQKGDDWRFSHVCKDGPVFWSTELCWD is encoded by the coding sequence ATGGGTAAGATTCTCAATGAACAGATTGTAAGCACACAAATGCTGTGCAAGGATGTTTTTAAAATGACTATCAGGTCAGAATATGTTGCTTCTAATGCAAAACCGGGTCAGTTTGTCAATATCAGATGTGGCGGGTTGGATGCAATGTTGAGACGTCCTATAAGCATTTGCGATGTAAATAAATCTCAAAATACGTTTGATATAGTTATTCAGGTAAAGGGCAGCGGTACCGAAAAAATTTGCAGTATGTGTCAGGGAGAGGTTGACATAATGGCACCACTGGGGAATTCCTTTATGATAGATGATAAACATAAAAATATATGTGTAGTAGGGGGAGGAATAGGAACCTTCCCTCTCCTTTATCTGTTAAAATCCTCCCAATCAATTCACAAGACTGCTCTACTAGGATTCAGAACCAAAGAGTCCGTTGTTCTGGAGGATAAATTCAGGGTTGCCGCAGATACAGTAGAAATAGCTACAGATGATGGTTCGTACGGGAAAAAAGCCTTTGTAACAGAATTGCTTGAGCAGACAATTGTGTCTCAAAAACCGGATATTATATATACCTGCGGCCCTGCTATAATGATGCAGAAGGTTGCCGCTATTGCGGAAAAAAACGGAATCTCATGTCAGGTATCCATGGAACAACGCATGGGGTGCGGTATAGGGGCATGTCTGGTTTGTGCCTGCAAGACCCAAAAAGGTGATGACTGGAGGTTCAGCCACGTTTGTAAGGACGGGCCCGTATTCTGGAGTACAGAGCTTTGCTGGGACTAA
- a CDS encoding carbamoyl phosphate synthase small subunit, translated as MKAFLLLEDGTIFEGNSFGMEGKVVGEVVFNTGMTGYQEVLTDPSYCGQIVCMTYPLIGNYGVNIDDIESLKPQVKGFIVRELCKTPSNWRSIETLNEYLKRNEITGLEGIDTRALTRILRDNGTMKGTIITAEQLENIQEELTNVNSYTINNPVLQVTTNEIKHYKGEGHKVALIDYGLKQNIVRSLLNRGCEVYIFPANATAEEVLEIDPDGIMLSNGPGDPKDCQFQIETIKKLIGKKPIFGICLGHQLTALANGANTVKLKYGHRGCNHPVKDIAKDLTYITSQNHGYTIVDESLDRETMTVSHINMNDGTIEGIKYKNAPLFTVQFHPEASPGPGDTAYLFDEFIKMIDYSKSSL; from the coding sequence ATGAAGGCTTTTTTATTACTGGAAGACGGTACGATATTCGAAGGCAACAGCTTTGGAATGGAAGGTAAGGTAGTTGGAGAGGTGGTTTTTAACACGGGTATGACAGGCTACCAGGAAGTTCTGACAGACCCGTCATACTGCGGACAAATAGTATGTATGACTTATCCCTTGATAGGTAACTATGGTGTAAATATAGATGATATTGAATCCTTAAAACCCCAGGTAAAAGGTTTTATAGTCAGGGAGCTTTGCAAAACTCCAAGTAACTGGAGATCAATTGAAACCTTGAATGAATATTTGAAAAGAAATGAGATAACAGGTCTTGAGGGTATTGATACAAGAGCATTAACAAGGATTTTGCGTGATAATGGTACAATGAAAGGTACTATAATTACGGCAGAACAGCTGGAAAATATACAGGAAGAACTTACAAACGTAAATAGCTATACAATTAACAACCCTGTATTACAAGTTACTACAAATGAAATAAAACATTACAAAGGCGAAGGCCACAAAGTAGCTCTTATAGATTACGGCTTGAAACAGAATATTGTAAGATCATTGTTAAACAGGGGCTGTGAAGTATATATCTTCCCTGCAAACGCAACAGCGGAGGAAGTTTTGGAAATAGACCCCGACGGAATAATGCTTTCTAACGGACCCGGAGACCCAAAGGATTGTCAGTTCCAGATAGAGACAATTAAAAAACTCATAGGTAAAAAGCCAATATTCGGAATTTGCCTTGGACATCAGTTGACAGCATTAGCTAACGGAGCAAATACCGTAAAACTCAAATACGGGCATAGGGGCTGTAACCATCCTGTAAAAGATATAGCAAAGGATCTCACCTACATTACTTCCCAAAACCATGGGTACACAATTGTCGACGAATCACTTGATAGAGAAACTATGACTGTAAGTCATATAAATATGAACGACGGAACTATCGAAGGAATAAAGTACAAAAATGCTCCGCTTTTCACTGTACAATTTCACCCTGAAGCATCACCGGGGCCGGGAGACACAGCATATTTGTTCGACGAGTTTATTAAAATGATAGATTATTCAAAAAGTAGTTTATAA
- the splB gene encoding spore photoproduct lyase, which produces MFKPQRVIFETGALDYELGRSLYDHFSSIGIEINQCALNRVKSCIPGEDDRSLYKHGKQTLVVGIKKSLTFQSCKPSAHYQLPLVSGCVGQCEYCYLNTQLGDKPFIRVYVNIDDILNRADKYIRERLPENTIFEGAATSDPIPVEPYTGALKASINFFANQKNASFRFVTKFTDIDSLLGLEHNKQTEIRFSINTQKIISTYEHKTASADKRIEAIGKVSKAGYPVGFLIAPVFLYEEWKEDYKYLLLKLRNTLDDDTAKNASFEIITHRYTERAKNKILEIFPDTTLDMINENRKFKFGQFGYGKYVYPKESIDEVKEFFTMEINQLFGEGTIKYII; this is translated from the coding sequence ATGTTTAAACCGCAAAGAGTAATTTTTGAAACAGGAGCTTTGGATTATGAACTGGGCAGAAGCCTATACGACCATTTTAGTTCTATAGGCATTGAGATTAATCAATGTGCATTGAACAGGGTAAAGTCATGTATTCCGGGAGAAGATGACCGCTCACTTTACAAACACGGCAAACAGACCCTTGTAGTAGGAATAAAAAAAAGCCTGACTTTCCAGAGCTGTAAGCCTTCTGCACATTATCAGCTTCCCCTTGTAAGCGGCTGTGTCGGTCAATGTGAATACTGTTACCTCAATACCCAATTAGGTGATAAGCCTTTTATTAGAGTTTATGTAAACATTGATGACATATTAAATCGTGCAGATAAATATATACGAGAAAGACTCCCTGAAAACACCATATTCGAAGGGGCTGCCACCTCAGACCCTATTCCCGTTGAACCCTACACAGGAGCTTTAAAGGCCTCTATTAACTTTTTTGCAAATCAGAAAAATGCGAGCTTCAGGTTTGTAACCAAGTTTACCGATATAGACAGCCTTCTTGGACTTGAACACAACAAGCAAACAGAAATACGCTTTAGTATTAATACACAAAAAATTATCAGTACCTACGAACACAAAACTGCTTCTGCAGATAAACGCATTGAAGCAATCGGAAAGGTATCAAAAGCAGGATATCCGGTAGGATTTTTAATCGCACCGGTGTTCCTCTATGAAGAGTGGAAAGAGGATTATAAATACCTATTGTTAAAACTTAGAAATACTCTAGATGACGATACTGCAAAGAATGCAAGCTTTGAGATTATAACACACAGGTATACAGAAAGAGCCAAAAATAAGATTTTAGAGATATTCCCTGATACAACTCTGGATATGATAAACGAAAACCGAAAATTTAAATTCGGACAATTCGGTTATGGTAAATATGTGTATCCCAAGGAATCAATTGATGAAGTTAAAGAATTTTTTACAATGGAGATAAATCAACTTTTTGGAGAAGGTACGATAAAATATATTATTTAA
- the carB gene encoding carbamoyl-phosphate synthase large subunit: MPKRNDIHKVLVIGSGPIIIGQAAEFDYAGTQACQALKEEGIEVVLVNSNPATIMTDTNIADKVYIEPLKAEVVKNIIRCEKPDSILPTLGGQTGLNLAMELAESGFLQEQGVKLLGTATEAIKMAEDRQDFKDTMERIGEPCIASKVVTTIEDAVEFAREIDYPVIVRPAYTLGGTGGGIVYNEEELREIGENGLRLSRVHQVLIEKCISGWKEIEYEVMRDSKGNVITVCNMENIDPVGVHTGDSIVVAPSQTLADKEYQMLRTSALKIISALGIQGGCNVQYALHPTSFEYAVIEVNPRVSRSSALASKATGYPIAKVASKIAIGYGLDEIKNAVTGKTYACFEPTLDYVVVKIPKWPFDKFVKAKRTLGTQMKATGEVMSISSSFEAALMKAIRSLELGIFTLEQDIYKNLEGSEILKKLHDINDERIFVIAEAIRRSITVEEIHEITKIDYFFLCKIKELVLMEEKLKTVSKDQLDKDILKKAKKMGFTDRIIAKLSAIPQKEITELRKQKNITAAYKMVDTCAAEFEAVTPYYYSTYDDHSEVKKSDREKVLVLGSGPIRIGQGIEFDYCSVHSVWALKELGYETIIANNNPETVSTDFDTADRLYFEPLTPEDVANIVEAENPKGAIVQFGGQTAIKLTKALDDMGVRIFGTEAKNVDAAEDREKFDKILEKTGIPRPQGKTIFTLDEAIGAANELGYPVLVRPSYVLGGQGMEIAYNDKDVKEFMEIITRTVQEHPILVDKYMMGKEIEVDAICDGEEILIPGIMEHLERAGVHSGDSISVYPSQTISDKVKEVIVDYTVKLAKALNVVGMVNIQYVLYNNQVYVIEVNPRSSRTVPYISKVTGIPMVNLATKVMMGKKLKDFKYGTGLYREPGYVSVKVPVFSFEKLHEVDTSLGPEMKSTGEVLGIADNFPEALYKGIIASGIKLPKPGDGILMTVRDTDKPELIHIAEEFEKLGFTLYATGKTANMLNNNGIATNAVRKLDEGSPNIIELIHAGKLAMIINTPTKGRNSDRDGFKIRRKAVEMSIPCLTSLDTAEAIIKCLKLGKTEGELEVLNLSIFDE; encoded by the coding sequence ATGCCTAAACGTAATGATATACATAAAGTATTGGTTATCGGGTCCGGTCCGATAATAATCGGTCAGGCCGCAGAATTTGACTATGCAGGAACTCAGGCGTGTCAGGCGCTCAAGGAAGAGGGAATAGAGGTAGTGCTGGTAAACAGCAATCCTGCTACCATAATGACTGATACGAATATAGCTGACAAGGTTTATATAGAACCGCTTAAAGCTGAAGTAGTTAAAAATATAATAAGATGTGAAAAACCTGATAGCATCTTACCCACACTGGGAGGCCAAACAGGCCTGAATCTGGCGATGGAACTTGCAGAATCAGGTTTTTTACAGGAGCAGGGAGTAAAGCTTCTGGGAACAGCTACTGAAGCAATAAAAATGGCTGAAGACAGACAGGATTTCAAGGACACAATGGAACGCATAGGCGAACCATGTATTGCAAGCAAGGTTGTTACAACAATAGAGGATGCGGTAGAGTTTGCCCGTGAGATTGATTATCCGGTTATTGTAAGACCTGCATACACCCTTGGAGGTACCGGGGGAGGAATTGTATATAATGAAGAAGAACTGAGGGAAATAGGAGAAAACGGACTAAGACTCAGCCGTGTTCATCAGGTTCTTATTGAAAAATGTATATCAGGTTGGAAAGAAATCGAATACGAAGTAATGAGAGACAGCAAGGGGAATGTTATAACCGTGTGTAACATGGAAAACATCGACCCTGTTGGAGTCCATACCGGAGACAGTATAGTTGTGGCACCTTCCCAGACACTTGCAGATAAAGAATATCAAATGCTTAGAACCTCTGCACTGAAAATAATATCAGCCTTGGGAATACAGGGAGGCTGTAATGTACAATACGCCCTGCATCCAACAAGCTTTGAATATGCCGTAATAGAAGTTAACCCCAGAGTTAGCAGATCATCGGCACTTGCATCAAAGGCGACCGGATACCCAATAGCAAAGGTTGCTTCAAAGATAGCAATAGGCTACGGTCTTGATGAAATAAAAAATGCCGTAACCGGAAAGACATATGCTTGCTTTGAACCAACTCTTGACTATGTTGTAGTAAAAATACCTAAATGGCCTTTTGACAAATTTGTCAAGGCAAAGAGAACACTGGGAACACAGATGAAGGCAACAGGAGAGGTAATGTCCATAAGCAGCTCCTTTGAGGCGGCTCTAATGAAAGCCATACGTTCACTGGAACTGGGAATATTTACACTGGAACAGGATATTTACAAAAATCTTGAAGGCAGTGAGATATTAAAAAAACTTCATGATATTAACGACGAAAGAATATTTGTCATAGCAGAGGCAATAAGACGTTCTATAACAGTTGAAGAAATTCATGAAATAACCAAGATAGATTATTTCTTCCTTTGCAAGATTAAAGAACTGGTTTTAATGGAAGAAAAGCTTAAAACCGTAAGTAAGGATCAGCTAGATAAGGATATTCTAAAAAAAGCAAAGAAAATGGGCTTTACAGACAGAATAATCGCCAAGCTGTCCGCAATTCCCCAAAAAGAAATAACCGAACTGAGAAAGCAGAAAAATATTACCGCGGCATATAAAATGGTTGACACCTGTGCTGCGGAGTTTGAGGCTGTAACACCATACTATTACTCAACCTACGATGACCATTCTGAGGTTAAGAAATCCGATAGAGAAAAGGTTCTGGTTCTGGGTTCAGGACCAATAAGAATAGGTCAGGGAATAGAATTTGACTACTGCTCTGTCCACTCTGTATGGGCATTGAAAGAGCTAGGGTATGAAACCATAATTGCAAACAATAACCCTGAAACCGTAAGTACTGATTTTGATACAGCCGACAGGCTTTACTTTGAACCCTTGACGCCTGAGGATGTGGCAAATATAGTTGAAGCAGAAAATCCAAAAGGAGCTATAGTACAGTTCGGAGGGCAAACTGCTATCAAACTCACTAAGGCTCTGGATGATATGGGAGTTAGGATATTTGGTACTGAAGCTAAAAATGTAGACGCCGCAGAGGACAGAGAAAAATTTGATAAAATACTTGAAAAGACAGGTATTCCAAGGCCTCAAGGAAAGACTATATTTACTCTTGATGAGGCGATAGGAGCAGCTAATGAGCTGGGATATCCGGTACTTGTAAGACCTTCCTATGTACTTGGAGGACAAGGTATGGAAATAGCCTACAATGACAAGGATGTCAAAGAGTTTATGGAGATAATAACCAGGACCGTTCAGGAGCATCCCATACTGGTTGATAAATACATGATGGGTAAGGAAATAGAGGTTGACGCAATCTGTGATGGTGAGGAAATACTTATACCCGGTATTATGGAACATCTTGAAAGGGCTGGAGTTCACTCAGGAGACAGTATATCTGTATACCCATCACAGACCATAAGCGACAAGGTTAAGGAGGTTATAGTAGATTACACTGTAAAACTTGCAAAAGCCTTGAATGTAGTAGGAATGGTAAACATACAGTACGTTTTATATAACAATCAGGTTTACGTAATAGAGGTAAATCCAAGATCAAGTCGTACTGTTCCATATATCAGCAAAGTTACAGGAATTCCAATGGTAAATTTGGCAACAAAAGTAATGATGGGCAAGAAGCTTAAGGATTTCAAGTACGGAACAGGCTTATACAGAGAACCCGGATATGTTTCGGTAAAAGTTCCTGTATTCTCTTTTGAAAAACTCCATGAAGTGGACACAAGCCTTGGGCCTGAAATGAAGTCTACAGGTGAAGTACTTGGAATAGCGGACAATTTCCCAGAAGCTTTGTACAAAGGCATTATAGCATCCGGAATAAAGCTGCCAAAGCCGGGGGATGGAATACTTATGACAGTTAGAGACACTGATAAGCCAGAATTGATTCATATTGCAGAGGAATTTGAAAAGTTGGGCTTTACCCTCTATGCAACAGGTAAGACTGCAAATATGCTGAATAATAACGGAATAGCAACAAATGCTGTAAGAAAGCTGGATGAAGGCTCGCCAAATATAATTGAGCTAATTCATGCAGGTAAGCTGGCAATGATAATAAATACACCGACTAAAGGCAGAAACTCGGACAGAGATGGTTTTAAAATAAGAAGAAAAGCCGTTGAAATGTCAATACCGTGTCTGACCTCACTTGATACGGCAGAAGCAATAATAAAATGCCTCAAGCTCGGTAAAACCGAAGGTGAGCTTGAAGTACTGAATTTAAGCATATTTGACGAGTAA
- a CDS encoding dihydroorotate dehydrogenase → MSNKIDLSTNIAGVQFDNPVVMASGTYGFGKEYSEYVDLNQIGGISVKGLTLKERKGNKPPRIAETPAGILNSVGLQNPGVESFITEDLPFLKNYKTKIIANIAGNTIEEYCEMAEILGDSQVNAIEMNVSCPNVKAGCLAFGTTPKGIEEITSAVKKYCKQPLIVKLTPNVSDIKSIATAAEGAGADCISLINTILGLAIDINKKKPILANNFGGLSGPAVKPIALRMVYEAAHSVKIPVIGMGGIASWEDAIEFMLAGASAIMVGTANFVNPAIPIEIVNGIEKYLERHGHTSLNEIIGKLELND, encoded by the coding sequence ATGTCAAATAAGATAGATTTAAGCACAAATATTGCAGGAGTACAGTTTGACAACCCTGTTGTAATGGCATCAGGTACTTACGGATTCGGAAAGGAATATAGTGAGTATGTTGATTTGAACCAAATCGGAGGAATTTCAGTAAAGGGACTTACTCTCAAGGAAAGAAAAGGCAACAAGCCACCGAGAATAGCTGAAACCCCTGCAGGAATACTTAACAGTGTGGGGTTGCAAAATCCGGGAGTTGAAAGTTTCATAACGGAAGACCTACCTTTTCTAAAAAATTATAAAACTAAAATAATTGCAAACATTGCCGGAAATACTATAGAAGAGTATTGCGAAATGGCAGAAATACTAGGCGACTCCCAAGTGAATGCCATAGAAATGAATGTGTCCTGTCCTAACGTTAAAGCCGGATGTCTGGCCTTTGGGACTACGCCTAAAGGAATAGAGGAAATTACATCCGCAGTAAAAAAATATTGCAAGCAGCCATTGATAGTAAAATTGACCCCAAATGTTTCGGATATCAAGTCAATAGCAACGGCTGCCGAGGGGGCTGGTGCGGACTGTATATCACTTATAAATACAATATTAGGACTTGCAATTGATATAAATAAAAAGAAGCCAATCTTAGCTAACAATTTCGGAGGCCTTTCAGGCCCTGCGGTAAAGCCTATTGCGTTACGGATGGTATACGAAGCTGCGCACTCGGTTAAAATACCCGTAATAGGAATGGGTGGTATTGCTTCTTGGGAGGATGCAATAGAATTCATGCTTGCTGGTGCATCAGCCATAATGGTCGGGACTGCAAACTTTGTTAACCCTGCAATTCCAATAGAAATTGTTAACGGAATTGAAAAGTATCTTGAGCGCCATGGACATACAAGCCTAAATGAAATAATCGGAAAATTGGAACTGAATGACTGA